The stretch of DNA TTGCGCTAGAACCCTCTCTGAAAAAACCAAACTCGGGTCTTTATGGCAGACTTGCCAGATTCCGCGGCTGTCCGCACATTCTGCCCAGCGCTTAGCCGAGGCATCCCAACGGTTTTTATTGGCTAAATGGATATCATTTTTCATATAGCTTTTCCTTTTTACTAGCACAAAGCCGTTTCAATGGGCAAAGGTTCCATTTGTAAATGCCCTGTGCCATCAACCTGGACTTTTGACATTTACTAATTTGAAGGCGGAAAGACTCAGGAGCACAATTTTCCAACTTTTTAACTGCCGGAGGCAGTCCGACTTCCAACTTCCCATTTTTAACCTGGAAAACGAAGGATTACCAAAAGCGTCAAAAGTCCAAATCAACGCCACGTCCAAAAAAACCGCCAGCCAACCCTCCAATACCTCTTCCCCTCCAATATCTCCACGTCCAAAAAAAAGCTAAGCGCCAATAGAATCAAAATTTCAATGCCTCCTGTGTCGCTGGGGCTTCCCCAACCCTCCAATAAAGTCTCGACACATCTTATATGATCTTATATTCCTTATATGGTTCAAAAAAAGCTAAGCCAAACCTCCAATACCTCTACAACTCCAATAACTCCACGTCCAAAAAAAAGCTAAGCGACAATAGAATCAAAATTAAAATTTCAATCAAAATTTCAATGCCTCCTGGGTCGCTGGGGCTTCCCCCAACCCTCCAATAAAGTCTCGACCCATCTTATATGATCTTATATTCCTTATATGGTTCAAAAAAGCTAAGCCAAACCTCCAATACCTCTACAACTCCAATATCTCCACGTCCAAAAAAAACCGCAACCCACAGTAAAATCAAAACCATTCCCACCTATTACTGCACCACCTCCACCTTTTTCAAAGTAGCCAAATACTCCACCAAATTCACCAAATCATTTTCCGCCATGACACTTTGCAAGTTCGCCGTCATCAAAGACATATCCATCAAAGTTTGGCTATCCATCTGATTTCGCGCAATTTTTTGGTCGATTCCCCCCATCATCCGAAGCGTCAGTTCATCCTCTGTCTGACTCGTAATATATCCACTATAAAGCGTACCATCTTTCATTTTGATCATATAACCTTCATACCCAAAATTAATACCCGAGCTAGGATATATAATGGCTTCATACAAAGCCCGTTTGGCCAGTTTGCTGCCAATCTCGGATAAATCAGGGCCAAAGACAACACCTTCTCCATTCATTTGGTGGCAAGAAGTACAATAGGATTGAAATACCATTGCCCCTTCAGCCGCTACCCCAGTCCGCTCTACCAGCTCTTTCACCGTTGGCAAGTAATCCCCTTCTTTCGATTTGGCCCCTTCAATAAACTTGGGTGCATTATTTCTCACTTCAGGATCCCAACAATTCATCAGTTTCAGAGCAGCTGTCGTTTTGAGGTTGCCCTCCAGCCGGTTTGCTTTCAGCAATTCATACAGGTAATGTTGGCCGTCCCAATTATTTCCCATGGCTTGAACGGCATCGTTTTTTAATGGAAATTCCAATTTTTCATCTTCTACCAGGCTTGTTAAAAAAGCGAGATTACCTGCATGGCCCACCCTGCCAAGGGCTGACAAAACCTCCTTTTTAGTGGCAAAATCTGCCGTATTAAATCGTTGTTTCAATACGTTTTCACCTCCTAAATCAAACAGCAAATTGGCTGCCTCCGTTTGCAACGCCTTGTCTTCGGTAGCTAGGAATAAATCCAACACTTTAGGACTCATTTCTTTTAACCGCATACTATTCACCGCAGTCACCCATTCTGGCGAGCCTTCTATATTTGGTAAAATGGACCGAATCAATGGTTTGAGCTCAGGATGGGCTTGCACATAATCAGCCCCCAATTGGCCCAAGGCATAGGTGCGAATCAGGTTTTGCTGTGGATGGTCCAGCTTGATCAGCTGCACGAGGTAATCGTTCTTAGACGGATCATTTTTGAAATTAAAGGAACGGAAATATTTGGCCAAGTCTTTGGGTGAGGTATTGACATCACTAATAATATCCGCCAACAAAGGAATGCTGGCTTTCGCATGTACCCGCCAAATGAGTTGCTGCGCCCCCTTGCCCGTCCAATCTGCACCAAGTTGTTTTTGCAGGGCTTCAAAATAAAGATCAGGATAGACATCAGCGCCAATCCCCAAAGCTTCCAGGTACCAGGGATCATCCCCCTTGTGCTGGGCGGCCAGTTTACCCCAAAGCTCCGCAGCAGCTGGGGTACCATAGAAACGCAGGGCAATGGCTGCCTCCCGGCGCACCGCCGGAGAAGGATCATTTACCACCTGACCAATATAACCCAGCAGTTTTTCTTTATCTTTTTGACGAGCAATGCGGAGTGCCGTTATCCGGAGATCTTCCGCATTATCCTGTAGGCCGGCGCTGATGTACTCGGGTGCTGTTCCGACTTCTGCCAACAACCACAAAGCCTTGGCTCGGTGTTGCAGACTTTCACTTTGCCAAAGGGCCTGTAGCGCTGGCTCTGCCGCCTGGCCCAATGACTTTATTTTCTGCCAGGCCAGGTAAAAAGTGGTGTTATTGGGATTTTTTAAAGCCTCGACGGCGGTCGCAGCATCAGTGATAGGTACTTCAGGCACCTTGTACTGGTCCACTTTTTTGGCAATCCGATAAATGCGGCCTCGTTGAGCATCGGCCATTTTATGCCCTCCTACGCCAGCATCGTACCAATCTGAGACAAAAACAGAACCGTCGGGAGCCACCGCTACATCGCTGGGTCGGAACCAAATATCTTCGCTTTTCAGCAAATTGACAATTTCCGCTTTATATCCTGCGCCATCTTTCTGTACGGGATAAGAACGCACCACATTGTGACCTGGTTCGCAATGGATCATTTGATGGTGAAATACCTCGGGTAGTAGGTCTCCCTCATACATTAAGATTCCGGTAGGTGACCCAGACCCTGTTTGCAGTAGATTGGGGACGGAACCGGGATCATTTTGGTGCCAATGCCGGAGCGGAATTTCTTCGTGCATCCCCACTCGTCGGGTACGCCAGCCCGCGCCAGTAAGGGCATCGGTATAGCCGTAATTGCCAAACTCCATCACAAAGTTAATCCGGGTCCCTTTGTTGCCGTCATCGTCATTGTCCGATTGCCACAGCGTACCAAATGGATCTATCGTGATTTCAAAAGGGTTCCTGAAGTTTTGGCCCAAGACTTCTACATTTGTACCATCCGGATCACAGCGGAAGGCTAGCCCCTGCTTGTAGGGAGAGTCTTTCGTTCGGATAGGTTGACCGATTTGGTCCAACACCGGTTGGCCGTTTTTATAAAAAATTTGTTTGCCTTCATTTCCAAAATTGAAGTAATATTTGCCATCTGGTCCGAAGGAGAAGGCGTGCATCCCATGGTCGTGATCTACCCCTTCGATTTGGGTAAAAAGGGTATCTTTCTGGTCAGGGATATCATCGCCATCCTCATCTGTAAAAACAAACACATCCGGACTAATGGAAACGATAACTTTTTTACCAAAAACAGCAATGCCAAGCGCTCCATTGATATCCGGCCCCTGATAAAAAACCTTGCGACTATCCGCCTTTCCATCACCATCGGTGTCTTCTAATATCAAAATCCGATCGCCTTCCATTCTTTCTGCTACATCCTGATTGTGCGGCAAACGGTAGTTGTTAACCTCACACACCCATACCCTGCCTTTTTCATCTATGGCGATGTTCGTTGGGTTGATTAGCATAGGCTCTGAGGCAAACAAGGCCACTTCCAGGCCTTCTGCCACTTCCATGCTACTCAGGGCATTGGTAGCCTCCCGCTGTGCTTCTTCACTCAAGCTGCTAAATAAAACTTTTTGCTGGCCTTTGTTACAGGCCCAGATCATGCCCACTAATAGCAGGCAAATGCCAAAAAACGTAAGTTGATGTCGCATTTTCATTTTCAAATGTTCTTTATAATTTCTATTCTTTATTATTTGTCTGTCCTGAAAGGGCTCGCTGGCAAGCCTTCCTTATTATACAAGTTTACATCATCCGGATTATTAGCCCAGCCGTAACGGACGGCAACGGGCGCCTTGACCTCATCACTCCAAACAATGATTTGATTTCCTTTAATTTCCGCCTTGGCCCAAACGAATTGCTTATCGGCTCCCGCTATGGTGAAACCTTTTAGGTAACCATATTTGTCGTGAGCAACCAGGCCGCTGCCCACATGATCGAAGGATAAAACGACTTTGTTTCCCTCTATTTTCATTTCCTTATAAACCGGCCCAGAGTAAACGACATCCTGTTGATAGGCCAATTTTCGGGCAGCTAAGGACAGCCGGAGCCCTACGTCCTGTTTGTTGCGCGGGTGAATATCTTTGGCCTCCCCGATATCGATGATGACCACTTGGGCGGTATTGGGAATAGCCAAGGTTGCTGATTGGGATTCGCGCAATACCGCCCAATTGCTTTCCGTTGGTGTCGGACTGGGTGCCATAAAATTAGCCAGTTGAACGTATAAAAAGGGGAAATCGCCTACCCCCCAACGGGCCCGCCAATCTGTAATCATTCTGGCAAATAAATCTCGGTAGACATAGGCGCCTTCTTCGTCGGCATTGGATTCGCCCTGGTACCAAAGGGCTCCTTTGATCGGCAGCTTCAGCAAAGGGTGAATCATGATATTGTACAAAATGGTAGGCGTTTGATTTATCTGAAAAGCCCCCCCAGACTCATAACTTGCCGCTCCTATTTTCATCTTCCAGGATGTAGCCAAACTCGTTTTCCCTTGGTTGCTTTGGTAAAAAAGCTGTGCTGCATCGCCATAAATTCCACCACCGCCACCTGTATCTTCGACTCTTACTGCAATGGTATTCTGGCCAGCCTTTAAAACACTCGCCGACACCTCATACACCCGGTCTTTTGCATAGGCGTCTATGTTGCTCCCCACTTCCTGCCCATTAACGTAAGTCCAATCAGAATCGTCAATTTTACCCAAAGACAATTGAATGCCAGCCGCTGCTTCCGCTTCAGTTAATTCAATGGTTTTCCGGAACCAGAAAACACCATTCAAACCCTCGTAGCCAGCAGTTTCCCAAAGACCTGGCAAATTAATGGTCAACCAGTCGCTATCAAGGAAATTTGCTTGATGCCACCCTTTCTCTAAACCATTGTCTTTTTCTGGCAATTGACCAAGCCTCGCTTCCAGGCTTTGCAGCTTTTTTTTGCTTTCTTCCGTTGCCGCTTGTATCAAGGAATCCACCTTGGGAATCGGGTAGCCCTCCAGCGACGAGGCGTGCATCCAGGGTTCAATTTTGCTACCACCCCATGAGGTATTAATCAAACCAATGGGCACATCTACGTGCTGGCGCAGTTCTCTAGCGAAAAAATAGCCCACCGCGGAGAAATCTCCTACGTTTTCAGGATTGGCAATGCGCCATTCGCCACTCACTAAGGTGTCTTGAGGTTCACTTGCCCAGGTATGTGGCACCTTGAACTGACGTATCTGGTCATCCTTGGCATTTGCCATCTCCTCAGCTGCATTATTTGAATTCCTCACGATCCACTCCATATTCGATTGTCCAGAACAAATCCATAAGTCTCCAATCAAAATATCGCTGATTAGCCTGACTTCCTTTCGGCTACTTACGCGCAAGAGGTGAGGACCTCCAGCTTCCATTGCAGGTAGTAGGTAGGTCCAATTCCCCAACTTGTCCGCTCTGGTGGTAACGGTTTGTCCATTAAAGGTAATGCTGACCCTATCTTTTTTATTGGAAGTACCCCAAATGGTGATCTCATGCCCTCGCTGCAAAACCATGTGATCCTGAAATACTTTAGCTAAACGGAGTTGCCCAAAACTAGAAGGTGGCATCCATAATAGTAAGCATAAAAGTGTTATTAGTCCCGGAGGCTCTAGTCTATTAAGCAGACAAATAAGGCGTGACATATTGTTTATTTTGTGGTTCGTTTTAGCTAAGTCCCATGCTGTAAAATGACAGCCCCTAACCTCGTTTTGCCTAACCAATATACCTCTTTATTGGATTTTAGGGTATTAATCTTTCTTCTTTTTGGGTGCTGTTACGATTTTGGCGCTCATTGGCTAAACCTGCACCCAGCCAAGCCCCCTACATGTGCCAAAAGAAAAGTAAAAAACAAGGCGCAAACACGGCTGTTCACCATAATAAATTTTACAAAAACAATATAATCCAAAATTAATTTGCAGAAACGATTAATTTTTGTTAATATTATTGCAAATAAAACATCGTGCTTATGCCTACATATCCTTCTATCAGCAAGTTTATGGCTACCAAACTTATCACCTTTACACCTGAAACAGATATCAGACATGCGATTGATATCATTTTAAAGAAAAAGATTTCCGGTGCACCTGTACTTGATGCCAACGGCCAATTAGTTGGTATTTTATCAGAGGTAGACTGCCTCAAATTATTATTAGAAGGTCCTTACAACAAAGAACCTTCCCAAAAAGGTAGTGTTGGTGATTTTATGTCCAAATCTATAAAAACCATTAATGCCAATAAAAACATACTAGATGCAGCTTACGAGTTTGTTCATGCCGGCTACAAGCGATTGCCTGTTATCCAAGATGGCAAACTGGTTGGACAAATCAGCCGCAGCGACGTCCTCAGGGCTATTCAACAAATTCAACCGGATATTAAACATGTTCCAGATTCTTGGAAAAATAGGCCCCCTGTTGTAGCCGATCATAAAAAATCACGACATTCGGAGAATGCATAATTTTTTAGCACTAGTCAACATCGCTGCCCAGGCTGATGATGGTGCCTGTCTGCCTACCGGATCAAACAGACAGGCACCAATGCTAAAATTTATAGTCCAGCGTCCTTAAATTCCCGTTCAGCTCGCTTTTTTTCCCGTTCAGAAAAAAGAAATTTACTCCTTCGCTCGTTCTACCTACCTTTGAATGGTAAGAAATATTATTTCTCATTTAATAATCTTTCAAA from Saprospiraceae bacterium encodes:
- a CDS encoding HEAT repeat domain-containing protein gives rise to the protein MKMRHQLTFFGICLLLVGMIWACNKGQQKVLFSSLSEEAQREATNALSSMEVAEGLEVALFASEPMLINPTNIAIDEKGRVWVCEVNNYRLPHNQDVAERMEGDRILILEDTDGDGKADSRKVFYQGPDINGALGIAVFGKKVIVSISPDVFVFTDEDGDDIPDQKDTLFTQIEGVDHDHGMHAFSFGPDGKYYFNFGNEGKQIFYKNGQPVLDQIGQPIRTKDSPYKQGLAFRCDPDGTNVEVLGQNFRNPFEITIDPFGTLWQSDNDDDGNKGTRINFVMEFGNYGYTDALTGAGWRTRRVGMHEEIPLRHWHQNDPGSVPNLLQTGSGSPTGILMYEGDLLPEVFHHQMIHCEPGHNVVRSYPVQKDGAGYKAEIVNLLKSEDIWFRPSDVAVAPDGSVFVSDWYDAGVGGHKMADAQRGRIYRIAKKVDQYKVPEVPITDAATAVEALKNPNNTTFYLAWQKIKSLGQAAEPALQALWQSESLQHRAKALWLLAEVGTAPEYISAGLQDNAEDLRITALRIARQKDKEKLLGYIGQVVNDPSPAVRREAAIALRFYGTPAAAELWGKLAAQHKGDDPWYLEALGIGADVYPDLYFEALQKQLGADWTGKGAQQLIWRVHAKASIPLLADIISDVNTSPKDLAKYFRSFNFKNDPSKNDYLVQLIKLDHPQQNLIRTYALGQLGADYVQAHPELKPLIRSILPNIEGSPEWVTAVNSMRLKEMSPKVLDLFLATEDKALQTEAANLLFDLGGENVLKQRFNTADFATKKEVLSALGRVGHAGNLAFLTSLVEDEKLEFPLKNDAVQAMGNNWDGQHYLYELLKANRLEGNLKTTAALKLMNCWDPEVRNNAPKFIEGAKSKEGDYLPTVKELVERTGVAAEGAMVFQSYCTSCHQMNGEGVVFGPDLSEIGSKLAKRALYEAIIYPSSGINFGYEGYMIKMKDGTLYSGYITSQTEDELTLRMMGGIDQKIARNQMDSQTLMDMSLMTANLQSVMAENDLVNLVEYLATLKKVEVVQ
- a CDS encoding sialate O-acetylesterase, with protein sequence MSRLICLLNRLEPPGLITLLCLLLWMPPSSFGQLRLAKVFQDHMVLQRGHEITIWGTSNKKDRVSITFNGQTVTTRADKLGNWTYLLPAMEAGGPHLLRVSSRKEVRLISDILIGDLWICSGQSNMEWIVRNSNNAAEEMANAKDDQIRQFKVPHTWASEPQDTLVSGEWRIANPENVGDFSAVGYFFARELRQHVDVPIGLINTSWGGSKIEPWMHASSLEGYPIPKVDSLIQAATEESKKKLQSLEARLGQLPEKDNGLEKGWHQANFLDSDWLTINLPGLWETAGYEGLNGVFWFRKTIELTEAEAAAGIQLSLGKIDDSDWTYVNGQEVGSNIDAYAKDRVYEVSASVLKAGQNTIAVRVEDTGGGGGIYGDAAQLFYQSNQGKTSLATSWKMKIGAASYESGGAFQINQTPTILYNIMIHPLLKLPIKGALWYQGESNADEEGAYVYRDLFARMITDWRARWGVGDFPFLYVQLANFMAPSPTPTESNWAVLRESQSATLAIPNTAQVVIIDIGEAKDIHPRNKQDVGLRLSLAARKLAYQQDVVYSGPVYKEMKIEGNKVVLSFDHVGSGLVAHDKYGYLKGFTIAGADKQFVWAKAEIKGNQIIVWSDEVKAPVAVRYGWANNPDDVNLYNKEGLPASPFRTDK
- a CDS encoding CBS domain-containing protein, which codes for MPTYPSISKFMATKLITFTPETDIRHAIDIILKKKISGAPVLDANGQLVGILSEVDCLKLLLEGPYNKEPSQKGSVGDFMSKSIKTINANKNILDAAYEFVHAGYKRLPVIQDGKLVGQISRSDVLRAIQQIQPDIKHVPDSWKNRPPVVADHKKSRHSENA